In the genome of Chloracidobacterium sp., one region contains:
- a CDS encoding flippase-like domain-containing protein → MKGRLRTATIWLGVLLSIVFAGLAFYGIDWRKTGLALRAVQWPYLGVAFVLMWAGFAWRTVRWKRLLDVGRPPNDAIHFGDCFSVMTVGYMANNILPARIGEVARAYLVGRKTRTTKSFALGTIVTERLADVLMLLLLISFTLLTLKLPPESKIIATSVAWLGFGCAAGLVAAIVLRPTVVRLVERSLTGIGFSRYAARLADIADRFLRGVSCGGSLRTLAWVWVDSFGIWLASLYMTWFVALACNVHVNVTQALYVMCYVNLGAMLPSAPGYVGTYQWFCTHSLGAFGVEKETALAFSFVSHVVWYVPLTLLGLLLFLRERLSWGQLTESEVVGAETLDESLPA, encoded by the coding sequence ATGAAAGGCAGACTTAGAACGGCCACAATCTGGCTTGGCGTCCTGCTCAGTATTGTTTTCGCTGGACTCGCCTTTTACGGCATTGACTGGCGCAAGACCGGCTTGGCGCTGCGCGCTGTCCAGTGGCCCTACTTGGGCGTCGCCTTTGTACTGATGTGGGCGGGCTTTGCTTGGCGAACTGTCCGCTGGAAACGCCTGCTGGATGTCGGCCGGCCGCCGAATGACGCGATTCACTTCGGGGATTGTTTTTCTGTGATGACTGTCGGCTACATGGCCAACAACATCCTGCCGGCGCGGATTGGGGAAGTCGCACGGGCGTATTTGGTGGGGCGGAAAACACGTACAACCAAGAGTTTCGCCTTGGGTACGATCGTCACCGAGCGGCTGGCCGACGTGCTGATGCTGTTGTTGCTGATTTCGTTCACGCTCCTGACTTTGAAACTCCCGCCGGAGAGTAAAATCATCGCCACCAGTGTGGCATGGCTAGGTTTTGGGTGCGCGGCTGGGTTGGTCGCCGCCATTGTCCTGCGCCCGACCGTGGTGCGATTGGTTGAACGCAGCCTCACCGGCATCGGCTTCAGCCGGTACGCGGCGCGACTAGCGGACATCGCCGACCGGTTTCTGCGGGGCGTCAGTTGCGGCGGCTCGTTGCGCACCTTGGCGTGGGTGTGGGTGGATTCGTTCGGCATCTGGCTGGCGAGCCTTTATATGACGTGGTTCGTGGCGTTGGCCTGCAATGTGCACGTCAACGTCACCCAGGCGCTGTACGTGATGTGCTATGTCAACTTAGGGGCGATGCTGCCGTCGGCGCCGGGCTACGTGGGCACCTATCAGTGGTTTTGTACGCACAGTTTGGGCGCATTCGGCGTCGAAAAAGAAACTGCCCTGGCGTTTTCCTTTGTCTCGCATGTGGTGTGGTACGTTCCGCTCACCCTGCTCGGTCTGTTGCTCTTTCTCCGTGAGCGCCTGAGTTGGGGGCAGTTGACAGAAAGCGAAGTGGTTGGCGCTGAAACATTGGATGAATCGCTTCCGGCTTGA
- a CDS encoding integration host factor subunit beta has protein sequence MIKLDIVNRVAGATGIAKSKAEVAVEALFDGLKRALERGERIELRGFGVFVVKPRKRGIGRNPRTGEVTDIPPGKTIRFKPGKELAH, from the coding sequence GTGATTAAGCTTGACATCGTTAATCGTGTCGCCGGAGCGACCGGCATCGCCAAATCCAAGGCGGAAGTCGCGGTGGAAGCTTTGTTCGATGGCCTTAAGCGGGCGCTTGAGCGCGGTGAACGCATTGAACTCCGTGGCTTCGGAGTGTTCGTCGTCAAACCGCGCAAACGCGGTATCGGGCGAAACCCACGCACCGGCGAGGTCACCGACATTCCACCCGGCAAGACCATTCGTTTCAAACCGGGCAAAGAACTAGCGCACTAA
- a CDS encoding serine/threonine protein phosphatase, which produces MGNTYVFGDIHGRARQLHEILQAVDYDERRDRLIFVGDLIDRGEDSPQVVEYVLQLRRRNPNVVCIRGNHEQMLLDLLDYGDPLWLIPENGGIQTLQQYGFDIDENTSSLAIGIPEAHVEFLRSLPFFYEDDRALYVHAGIAPGRHPAECDPEVLMWTRDLNFFTLYDGKPCFFGHTPARLLPAEGVRRPGEIYVFGSAIGLDTGCTEEDCLSCLHVESQVVYQKYPTQPVSVYEIDIPCLTTAAA; this is translated from the coding sequence ATGGGCAACACGTATGTTTTCGGGGATATTCACGGTCGTGCGCGGCAGTTGCATGAGATTCTGCAGGCGGTTGACTACGATGAGCGCCGCGACCGCCTGATCTTTGTCGGCGATCTGATTGATCGCGGCGAGGATTCGCCGCAGGTGGTTGAGTACGTTCTCCAGCTTCGGCGGCGCAATCCGAATGTGGTGTGCATACGCGGCAACCATGAGCAAATGCTGTTAGATTTGCTCGATTACGGTGATCCGCTCTGGCTGATTCCTGAAAACGGCGGTATCCAGACGCTTCAGCAATACGGCTTTGATATTGATGAAAACACCTCATCATTGGCGATTGGCATCCCCGAAGCGCATGTCGAGTTTTTGCGGAGTTTGCCCTTCTTTTACGAAGACGACCGCGCGTTGTACGTCCACGCCGGGATCGCGCCCGGCAGACATCCGGCGGAGTGTGACCCGGAAGTGCTGATGTGGACGCGCGATCTCAACTTTTTCACGCTGTACGATGGCAAGCCCTGCTTTTTTGGGCATACGCCGGCGCGGCTGCTGCCAGCGGAAGGCGTCCGGCGTCCGGGCGAAATCTATGTGTTCGGCAGCGCCATTGGCCTCGACACCGGCTGCACTGAAGAGGACTGTTTGAGTTGTTTGCATGTGGAGTCGCAGGTCGTCTATCAGAAATACCCGACCCAGCCGGTCTCGGTTTACGAGATTGACATTCCCTGCCTGACGACCGCTGCGGCTTAG
- a CDS encoding FHA domain-containing protein, with product MNSDTRRSLLELERFLTEAVRANPILTLDDVRPNLLVRQILDQLSLKRFIWVGNQTFVPNRMVFTLPNARPAKLEELEVLFNSVVFTKMVYDYITGSGFRLLEPLVVEIRPTVGGVGGPTYCSVSFEWASPAEPTEGLNVKVDEQAGRIVEVKGFKPQIPRLARLTALNGEVYRSPFIVTKRTTFLGRLRTVMDLKSGEVLRRNDFVYARHDHANSPNKSVSRQHASIVFDNGDFHLFDTGSANGTAVERAGQSIETPFGDTTGIKLEDGDIIRLGTALVRFELDPPAAELLDTVSVESDAVPEDLNPTTGNATVRIQRSEILFETSKVLDSE from the coding sequence ATGAACAGCGACACTCGCCGGAGCTTGCTTGAGCTTGAACGCTTTCTGACCGAGGCCGTGCGCGCCAACCCCATTCTGACCCTGGACGACGTGCGGCCGAATCTGCTGGTGCGCCAGATTCTGGATCAACTCTCGCTCAAACGCTTTATCTGGGTTGGAAATCAGACGTTTGTACCCAACCGGATGGTGTTTACCCTACCCAACGCACGTCCGGCCAAGCTTGAAGAGCTGGAAGTGCTTTTTAACTCCGTTGTGTTTACCAAAATGGTGTACGACTACATCACCGGTTCGGGATTCCGATTGCTAGAACCATTGGTGGTGGAGATTCGTCCCACCGTTGGCGGAGTCGGCGGACCGACGTACTGCTCAGTCAGCTTCGAGTGGGCGTCGCCAGCTGAGCCGACCGAAGGATTGAACGTGAAAGTGGACGAGCAAGCCGGTCGGATTGTCGAGGTCAAAGGGTTCAAGCCGCAGATTCCACGGTTGGCGCGTCTGACAGCCCTCAATGGTGAGGTGTACCGTTCGCCCTTTATCGTCACCAAGCGGACGACCTTCCTGGGACGCCTGCGGACAGTCATGGACCTGAAGTCAGGTGAGGTGTTGCGTCGCAACGATTTCGTGTACGCCCGTCATGATCACGCCAACTCACCGAACAAGAGCGTTTCCCGACAGCATGCTTCGATTGTGTTTGACAACGGCGACTTCCACCTGTTTGACACCGGAAGCGCCAATGGAACAGCCGTCGAGCGCGCTGGCCAATCCATTGAAACGCCGTTTGGTGATACGACCGGCATCAAGCTGGAGGACGGCGATATCATCCGTTTAGGAACTGCCTTGGTGCGCTTTGAGCTAGACCCGCCAGCAGCCGAGTTGCTGGATACAGTGTCTGTTGAGTCTGACGCCGTCCCTGAGGACCTGAATCCAACGACTGGCAATGCAACCGTGCGGATTCAGCGTAGTGAGATTCTGTTCGAGACCAGCAAGGTTCTCGATTCCGAGTGA
- a CDS encoding methyltransferase domain-containing protein, whose amino-acid sequence MEDATAVFWKSFVKHPRQTGAIVPSSRQLAQAMLARTDLSRARFVIELGPGTGAFTEAIVAALPPGADFLAIERNPELVAFLRRRLPHTTVICDNAVHLRRYTATRAVPPAAVFCGLPLSWLASDERNAILDAVADVLPPGGVFTLFQYIHAAWTPPGRRVYRELARRFQRIERRPTWWNLPPAYVMYCFR is encoded by the coding sequence ATGGAAGACGCGACGGCGGTTTTCTGGAAATCATTTGTCAAACACCCCCGGCAGACCGGCGCGATTGTGCCGAGTTCTCGCCAACTGGCGCAGGCGATGCTGGCGCGGACGGATTTGAGTCGCGCGCGTTTTGTAATTGAACTAGGGCCGGGTACGGGCGCATTTACCGAGGCGATTGTGGCGGCTCTACCGCCCGGCGCCGATTTTCTCGCCATCGAACGTAACCCAGAACTCGTAGCCTTTCTGCGGCGTCGGCTGCCGCACACGACGGTTATCTGCGACAACGCCGTCCACCTACGGCGATACACAGCGACGCGCGCCGTTCCCCCAGCGGCTGTGTTCTGCGGACTGCCGCTGTCATGGTTGGCGTCGGACGAGCGCAACGCCATTCTCGACGCCGTGGCTGATGTTTTACCGCCGGGCGGCGTGTTCACGTTGTTTCAGTACATTCATGCTGCATGGACGCCGCCCGGACGCCGGGTGTATCGTGAACTCGCCCGCCGCTTCCAGCGCATTGAGCGCCGTCCAACATGGTGGAATCTGCCCCCTGCCTACGTGATGTATTGCTTCCGGTGA
- a CDS encoding SAM-dependent chlorinase/fluorinase, whose protein sequence is MSKRPLVTLLTDFGTNDHFVAAMKGVILDIHREVDIVDISHDIPPHDVFAGAFVLYNAMSYFPRFTTHVAVVDPTVGSARRPILVMTDNYNFIGPDNGLFSYVYQTETVNRVIHITADYYFRQPVCPTFHGRDIFAPIAGYLAKGVDARKMGEPITDYVRFDVPRPDVSDPKRLRGAILHIDRFGNCFTNFTKEHISLAALRAGGKFVVIHPQDPAKSREIVKFVTHYAEAQPNELFALFSSTGHLEIAALKVPAARVLEARRGMEVQFIVP, encoded by the coding sequence ATGTCCAAGCGCCCACTTGTGACGCTGCTGACCGACTTTGGAACGAACGACCACTTTGTGGCCGCCATGAAAGGCGTCATTCTCGACATTCACCGCGAGGTGGACATCGTGGACATCTCACACGACATTCCGCCGCACGATGTTTTCGCCGGGGCGTTTGTCCTCTACAACGCGATGTCCTACTTCCCGCGCTTTACGACGCACGTTGCCGTTGTTGACCCGACAGTCGGCTCAGCTCGCCGGCCGATTCTAGTTATGACCGACAACTACAACTTTATCGGCCCGGACAACGGCTTGTTTAGCTATGTCTATCAGACGGAAACCGTCAATCGCGTCATTCACATTACGGCTGACTATTACTTCCGCCAGCCGGTCTGCCCGACCTTTCATGGACGCGATATTTTCGCCCCGATTGCTGGTTACTTGGCGAAAGGCGTTGACGCTCGCAAGATGGGCGAACCGATTACGGATTATGTGCGGTTTGACGTACCACGTCCCGACGTTTCCGACCCCAAGCGGCTACGTGGCGCAATTCTGCATATTGACCGCTTTGGTAACTGCTTTACGAACTTTACGAAGGAACACATTTCGTTGGCGGCGCTGCGGGCGGGAGGCAAGTTTGTGGTGATTCATCCGCAGGACCCAGCGAAGAGCCGAGAAATCGTCAAGTTTGTTACGCACTACGCCGAAGCGCAGCCGAATGAACTGTTCGCGCTGTTTTCAAGTACCGGCCACCTCGAAATTGCCGCGTTGAAAGTACCGGCGGCGCGCGTCTTAGAAGCGCGGCGCGGTATGGAAGTGCAGTTCATTGTGCCGTAG